Part of the bacterium genome, ACAGGATCCTTACAATTTTGGTGCCATTATTCGATCGGCGGAGATTTTTGGTGCAAATGCCATATTCATTTCGGAGTCTGGTCAAGTGGGCGTCACCAGCATGGTGGTGCGCAGTTCCGCCGGAGCTGTGAACCGGTTGCCTATCGTCCGGGTACCGGAACTGGAAGCCTTGGTGGAACGGTTAAAGGCAAGAGGCATCAAGGTTGTTGCGGCCAGTGAAAAGGCAGATAGCAACATTATGGATTACGATTTCAAGCAGGGGATATCGATAGTGATCGGGAATGAGGGCGTCGGGCCGGGAACTGATCTTCTGAGAAAATGCAGTGATGTCGTGAAAATCCCCCAGACCGGTCACATTGGGTCCTTGAATGCCGCCGTGGCCGCAGGAATATTCTTTTACGAAATCCGCCGTCAGCGGAGCTGATGCTGTGGAGTGGTGTCCCAAGCCCACCTTGCCCCCTGATGCTTTTAGCGTCCACGTGCCTTTTCCCGGTAGTGGCGCGGGCTCATTTTGAAGTGTTGTTTAAACTGCACCGAGAAATTCAGGGCATCTTCGTAGCCCAACGACATCGCCACCTGCTTAAACGGTTCGCTCGTGTTGATGACAAGATTTTCCGCCATGGCCATGCGTTGTTGAATGCAGAACTGTATGGGGGAGAGCCCGGTATGTTCTTTGAACAGTCGCGTGCAATGACGTACAGATAGACCTGCTGCCGCCGCGATCTCCTGTAATCGGACCGGACGGTGGACGGTGGCCTGTGCAAATTCCATGGCCTGACGGAGGCTGTCCGGATAGGCCGTTGATAAGCATTCAGCACAGGTGATCCTGACTGCTTCCCTTATGAGCAATGAAAATGGTGTTTTGTCCCGCCACGCCACGGCGCCCATCTTGTTCGAAGGTGGCATTTCCAAAGGTCACCAAGCTCAGTGATACATTGTTCCGATCCTGTCTGGTGAAGTTATCGCCAGGGCCCCAGCGCGAAACCACCGTTGCCGTGGTTTTTATCGGTGGCTCAAACTCGCCCATCGTTCCAGTGTGAACGAAGGTTTTTTCTTTGAATTTCTGTACCCTTTTATTTATGTGTGTATGGCCATATTACACATATAATTGGCCAGTTATCAAATAGACAATTAAAGGGGTTTAGCAGTAAAGTTCTGCGAGTTATTTAATAAATTCCGCTAAATAATACAGGTGTAAACGGTCTGAAGTGATTTAGTAATAAGTGTATCTTTGGCAATATTTCATATTAATTTACGAGGTCTGCAGTTTATGAGTAAAGTTAAGATTGGGGTTATTGGTGTTGGTATGATGGGGCGGGGGCATCTGGAAAACCTTGCCAGGGCGAAAAATGTTGAACTCATCGCTGTGTGCGATGTGATCAAGGAGCGGGCGGATCAGGCCGCTACCACCTATCATTGTGCATCTTTTACCGATCACCGGGAACTGCTTAAGGCCAAGGTGTGTGATGCCGTTCTCATTGCGACGCCCCACTATGGTCATACAACCGTTGGAATTGATGCCTTGAAAGCCGGCATTCATGTGCTGGTGGAAAAGCCGATTTCCGTGCACAAGGCGGATTGCGAAAAATTGATTGCGGCCCACCAGAAGAAGGGGCAGATCTTTGCCGCCATGTTCAACCAGCGTACCGACCCCCACTACATCAAGATCAAGCAGATGCTTGAACGCGGCGATCTTGGTAAATTGGATCGTATTACCTGGGTGATTACGAACTGGTTCCGGACAGAGAGTTATTATGCGTCGGGTGGCTGGCGTGCGACCTGGGCTGGTGAAGGTGGCGGGGTGTTGCTGAACCAGTGTCCTCACAATTTGGATCTCTGGCAATGGTTGTTTGGCATGCCTGATCGGGTGCGCGGCTTTTGCAGCATCGGGCGTAAGCATAATATCGAAGTTGAAGACGAAGTCACAGCGCATCTGGGGTATAAGAATGGGTGTACCGGGGTGTTTATTACCTCCACAGGTGAGGCACCGGGCGTGAATCGACTGGAGATTGCCGGTGAATATGGGCGGCTCACTCTTGAGAATGGTGATCTGCGCTTTATCCGCACCGAGGTTTCCGTCTCTGATTTTCTGAGGGACTGCCCTGAATCCTTCAGTT contains:
- the rlmB gene encoding 23S rRNA (guanosine(2251)-2'-O)-methyltransferase RlmB, which encodes MERHKRGKGKKRLLGSHQKCWIWGRNSVVETLAAGRWEIVDLYLSRLLTSSQLEQAQALAARQRLTPVLADPDELTQLCHSSEHQGYLARMTDFPYADEATVVAALPSSPFCVVLDGIQDPYNFGAIIRSAEIFGANAIFISESGQVGVTSMVVRSSAGAVNRLPIVRVPELEALVERLKARGIKVVAASEKADSNIMDYDFKQGISIVIGNEGVGPGTDLLRKCSDVVKIPQTGHIGSLNAAVAAGIFFYEIRRQRS
- a CDS encoding AraC family transcriptional regulator; amino-acid sequence: MEFAQATVHRPVRLQEIAAAAGLSVRHCTRLFKEHTGLSPIQFCIQQRMAMAENLVINTSEPFKQVAMSLGYEDALNFSVQFKQHFKMSPRHYREKARGR
- a CDS encoding Gfo/Idh/MocA family oxidoreductase, with amino-acid sequence MSKVKIGVIGVGMMGRGHLENLARAKNVELIAVCDVIKERADQAATTYHCASFTDHRELLKAKVCDAVLIATPHYGHTTVGIDALKAGIHVLVEKPISVHKADCEKLIAAHQKKGQIFAAMFNQRTDPHYIKIKQMLERGDLGKLDRITWVITNWFRTESYYASGGWRATWAGEGGGVLLNQCPHNLDLWQWLFGMPDRVRGFCSIGRKHNIEVEDEVTAHLGYKNGCTGVFITSTGEAPGVNRLEIAGEYGRLTLENGDLRFIRTEVSVSDFLRDCPESFSSPPVWDIQIPVSGYGGQHLEVLQNFIDAISTGAKLIAPAREGIKSVELGNAMLYSSEIGETVEMPLNAAAYERMLKKKIKASRFVKKTREIVSHDLSKSVQK